The segment GACGCCCTTCCATCATTTCGACGTCATGCAACGGCACGCCGATCTCGGTGGAAATCATCTGGCGCAACTGGTGGCGGTCAAGCTCTTGACCAGCGGTGCTGGCCTCGCGCTCCATCCGCGCCTGAATCCGGCGCATATTGAAAAACAGGGACTTTTGCGATGACGTTGTGCCGGTGCGAACCATTGACCAATTGCGCATCACATGGTCTTGAATGCCCGCCTTGATCCACCACATCGCATATGTAGAAAAGCGCACGCCGCGGTCGGGATCGAACTTTTCGGCAGCTTTCATCAGGCCAAGCCCGGCCTCTTGAATAAGATCGTTCATCGGCGCGCCATAGCGGCGGAATTTGCCAGCCATTGACACAGCCAACCGCATGTACGCGTTGATCAGCCGGTGCAGCGCCGCTTCGTCGCGGTGATCGCGCCACGCCAGTGCAAGTTCAAGTTCCGTTTCCGCGTCCAGCATTTCAGCTTTCATAGCGGTACGTGTGATCGAAAAGTCCCGAGCCGTTTCCATTGCCATGTTAAATAATTCCCTGAGCCGTTGCTTGTATTTTTGCAGACCTTTGTGTTCTGTACGAACGAACCCCTGTTTCGGTTCCCAAAAAAGTGAAAAAAATGTTGCCAAACTCCACATTTGTCTTGGGCGGCGCCGCATCGGGCAAGTCTTTTTGGGCCGAAGAGCTTGTGAAATCCTACGATACGTCAATGACTTACATCGCAACTGGGCAGGTATTTGACAGTGAAGTTGCCGCCAAAGTCGAGATTCACAAAAATCGACGCGATGATCGCTGGAAGACCATCGAAGAACCGTTCGACCTGACGGCCCCTCTTGACGCGGCGCGCCCCGATCAGGTGATCCTGATCGACTGTGCGACCATGTGGTTGACCAATCATTTGATGGCGCAACACGACATTGGTCAGGCTCAGGCCACGCTGCTGACCGCCCTGCGCCGCTGCGCCGCCCCTTGGGTGATCGTTTCAAACGAGGTCGGCCAGGGCATCGTTCCCGACAACGCCCTGGCGCGTCAGTTTCGCGAAGCGCAAGGGCAATTGAATATCGCATTGGCTGCGCAAGCCGAGCTCGCCGTTCAGGTCGTCGCGGGGCTGCCACTCGTTTT is part of the Sulfitobacter geojensis genome and harbors:
- a CDS encoding RNA polymerase factor sigma-32 — encoded protein: MAMETARDFSITRTAMKAEMLDAETELELALAWRDHRDEAALHRLINAYMRLAVSMAGKFRRYGAPMNDLIQEAGLGLMKAAEKFDPDRGVRFSTYAMWWIKAGIQDHVMRNWSMVRTGTTSSQKSLFFNMRRIQARMEREASTAGQELDRHQLRQMISTEIGVPLHDVEMMEGRLSGSDYSLNATQSAEDEGREWIDALEDDSAQAAEKVEYNHDTAQLRAWLLSSMQELREREQFILRERKLRDKPRTLESLGEELNLSKERVRQLEAGALVKMRKSLEGRSPEVMHLLG
- the cobU gene encoding bifunctional adenosylcobinamide kinase/adenosylcobinamide-phosphate guanylyltransferase, coding for MLPNSTFVLGGAASGKSFWAEELVKSYDTSMTYIATGQVFDSEVAAKVEIHKNRRDDRWKTIEEPFDLTAPLDAARPDQVILIDCATMWLTNHLMAQHDIGQAQATLLTALRRCAAPWVIVSNEVGQGIVPDNALARQFREAQGQLNIALAAQAELAVQVVAGLPLVLKGALP